The Bradyrhizobium guangxiense genomic sequence AAGCCAATCTGATGGCGGTGGCGCATTATCTCGAAGCGCTCGACTTCCAGAAGGACATCGTCAAGGTCCACACCATCTTCGGCGGCAAGAATCCGCATCCGAACTGGCTCGTCGGCGGCGTGCCCTGTCCGATCAATGTCGACGGCACCGGCGCCGTCGGCGCCATCAATATGGAGCGGCTGAACCTGATTTCCTCGATCATCGACCGCCTGATCGAGTTCAACGAACAGGTCTACCTGCCCGACGTAGCGGCGATCGGCTCGTTCTACAAGGACTGGCTCTATGGCGGCGGGCTGTCGGGCCAGAGCGTGCTCTCCTATGGCGACGTGCCCGAGCACGCCAACGACTATTCCGCCAAGAGCCTGAAGCTGCCGCGCGGCGCCATCATCAACGGCAATCTGTCCGAGGTGTTTCCGGTCGATCACGCCAACCCCGACGAGATCCAGGAGTTCGTGGTGCACTCCTGGTACAAATATCCCGACGAGACCAAGGGCCTGCATCCCTGGGACGGCGTGACCGAGCCGAACTACGTGCTGGGCGCCAACGCGAAGGGAACGAAGACCGCGATCGAGCAGCTCGACGAGGCCGGCAAATATTCGTGGATCAAGGCGCCGCGCTGGCGCGGGCACGCCATGGAGGTCGGCCCCCTGGCGCGCTGGATCGTCGGTTACGCGCAGAACAAGGCCGAGTTCAAGGATCCCGTCGACAAGTTCCTGAAGGATCTGAACCTGCCAACGTCGGCGCTGTTCTCGACGCTCGGCCGCACCGCGGCCCGCGCGCTCGAATCCGTCTGGGCCGGACGCCAGATGCGCTACTTCCAGGACAAGCTCGTCGCCAACATCAAGGCCGGCGACAGTTCGACCGCCAATGTCGACAAGTGGAAGCCGGAGAGCTGGCCCAAGGAGGCCAAGGGCGTTGGTTTCACCGAGGCGCCGCGCGGCGCACTCGCGCACTGGATCAAGATCAAGGACACCAAGATCGACAATTACCAGTGCGTGGTGCCGACCACCTGGAACGGCTCGCCGCGCGATCCCAAGGGCAACATCGGCGCTTTCGAGGCGTCGTTGATGAACACGCCGATGGTCAATCCCGAGCAGCCGCTGGAGATCCTGCGCACGATCCATTCCTTCGATCCGTGCCTGGCCTGTTCGACGCATGTCATGAGTCCGGACGGTCAGGAGCTCGCCAAGGTCAAGGTCAGATAGGAGGCCGTCATGATGGATGCCATTGCTCCCGGCTCGGACTCAAGGCCGGACCTCGCGGCGATCGCAGCCGACGCTTCCGGAGAACGTGCGGTGGGCCGCCCCACCGTCTACGTCTACGAAGCGCCGGTGCGGATCTGCCACTGGGTGAACGCGTTCTCGATTCTCGTGCTGATGGTGACCGGCTATTTCATCGCATCGCCGCTGCCGACGGTCGCGGGCGAGGCGTCCGACAATTTCGTGATGGGCTACATCCGCTTTGCCCATTTCGCCGCCGGACAGGTGCTCGCGGTTTTCTTCCTCACGCGCATCCTGTGGGCGTTCGTCGGCAATCACCACTCCCGGCAGATTTTCTACATTCCCGTTCATCGCAAGCAGTTCTGGAAGGAGGTGCTGCACGAGATCCGCTGGTACGCCTTCCTGGAGCGCGAGCCGAAGATGTATGTCGGCCACAACCCGCTGGCGCAAACTGCGATGTTCACGGGTTTCACGCTGTTCGTGGCCTTCATGATCGTCACCGGCTTTGCGCTCTATTCGGAAGGAATGGGCATCGACAGCTGGCAGCACAAGCTGTTCGGCTGGGTGTTCGCGATCTGGCCGAACAGCCAGGACGTTCACACCTGGCATCATCTGGGCATGTGGGCACTGGTGACGTTCGTGATGGTGCACATCTACGCGGCCATCCGCGAGGACATCATGTCGCGCCAGAGCATCATCTCCTCGATGGTCTCCGGCGAGCGGCAATTCCGCGATTGAAAACGGGAACGTGACCGATGCCGACATCCGTGCAAGACAATCGCATCCTGGTGCTCGGCATCGGCAACATCCTGTGGGCCGACGAAGGCTTTGGCGTGCGGACGGTGGAGGAATTCCACCGCCGCTACGCCGTGCCTGACAACGTCACCATTCTCGACGGCGGCACGCAGGGCCTCTACCTCGTGAACTATCTGGAAGAGGCCGATCGCCTGATCGTGTTCGACGCCATCGACTACGGCCTCGAGCCCGGCGAGTTGAAGCTGGTGCGCGATGACGAAGTGCCGCGTTTCACCGGCGCCAAGAAGATGAGCCTCCACCAGACCGGCTTCCAGGAGGTGATCAGTGCAGCCGATCTGCTCGGCAGATGCCCGAAGCATCTCGTGCTGATCGGCTGCCAGCCGCTCGATCTCGAAGACTGGGGCGGGCCGTTGACGCCGCCGGTGCGCGACCAGATCGCGCCTGCGATCGATCTGGCCTGCCGGATATTGGCCGAGTGGGGCGTTGCGGTGAGCCGCCGCAGCGAGCCTTTGGCGGACACCGAGCGGTTGCTCGCCAATGACATCGACCACGCCAATTACGAGATGCGGCCGGCCTGACTGGCGCGACCTTCTTTGGAGAAAGCGCGATGTGCCTCGGCTTGCCGATGACGATCGTCGAGACTGACGGAATGTCGGCGCTATGCGAATTCCGCGGCGAGCAGCGCCGCGTCTCCGTGCTGCTGCTCTCCACCCCGCCGGTGGGCGCCCACGTGCTGGTCTATATCGATACT encodes the following:
- a CDS encoding nickel-dependent hydrogenase large subunit translates to MGIQTPNGFKLDNSGKRIVVDPVTRIEGHMRVEVNVDADNVIRNAVSTGTMWRGIEVILKNRDPRDAWAFTERICGVCTGTHALTSVRAVENALGITIPENANSIRNLMQLALQVHDHIVHFYHLHALDWVDVVSALSADPRATSTLAQSISSWPLSSPGYFKDLQTRLKKFVESGQLGPFKNGYWGSKAYKLPPEANLMAVAHYLEALDFQKDIVKVHTIFGGKNPHPNWLVGGVPCPINVDGTGAVGAINMERLNLISSIIDRLIEFNEQVYLPDVAAIGSFYKDWLYGGGLSGQSVLSYGDVPEHANDYSAKSLKLPRGAIINGNLSEVFPVDHANPDEIQEFVVHSWYKYPDETKGLHPWDGVTEPNYVLGANAKGTKTAIEQLDEAGKYSWIKAPRWRGHAMEVGPLARWIVGYAQNKAEFKDPVDKFLKDLNLPTSALFSTLGRTAARALESVWAGRQMRYFQDKLVANIKAGDSSTANVDKWKPESWPKEAKGVGFTEAPRGALAHWIKIKDTKIDNYQCVVPTTWNGSPRDPKGNIGAFEASLMNTPMVNPEQPLEILRTIHSFDPCLACSTHVMSPDGQELAKVKVR
- the cybH gene encoding Ni/Fe-hydrogenase, b-type cytochrome subunit, whose protein sequence is MMDAIAPGSDSRPDLAAIAADASGERAVGRPTVYVYEAPVRICHWVNAFSILVLMVTGYFIASPLPTVAGEASDNFVMGYIRFAHFAAGQVLAVFFLTRILWAFVGNHHSRQIFYIPVHRKQFWKEVLHEIRWYAFLEREPKMYVGHNPLAQTAMFTGFTLFVAFMIVTGFALYSEGMGIDSWQHKLFGWVFAIWPNSQDVHTWHHLGMWALVTFVMVHIYAAIREDIMSRQSIISSMVSGERQFRD
- a CDS encoding HyaD/HybD family hydrogenase maturation endopeptidase, translated to MPTSVQDNRILVLGIGNILWADEGFGVRTVEEFHRRYAVPDNVTILDGGTQGLYLVNYLEEADRLIVFDAIDYGLEPGELKLVRDDEVPRFTGAKKMSLHQTGFQEVISAADLLGRCPKHLVLIGCQPLDLEDWGGPLTPPVRDQIAPAIDLACRILAEWGVAVSRRSEPLADTERLLANDIDHANYEMRPA